From Cotesia glomerata isolate CgM1 linkage group LG2, MPM_Cglom_v2.3, whole genome shotgun sequence, a single genomic window includes:
- the LOC123259669 gene encoding heterogeneous nuclear ribonucleoprotein U-like protein 1 isoform X1 yields MDPAKLKVVELRSELQKRNLDSKGVKAVLVERLRKALEDESNAVEQETSDSCTKNSSEPSDDVEKREKSPEVTKVPPSPVKTPAKSSKRSSVGSSPTKVTSTRSSPKASTASTDKVTQESPIKSPTVEKASPIIETPVSVPVPVATPAAVVTNDHIDDENDKSLTKIDNTPVELTTESSEAELCTPQVAEEAPEILPSIQDEPEAVSKTATGTAEASKMEVSDECEELPDKLLAVENKMEQEDEHVDEKDCPKESEEISESNEDVGDNDATDLNENNKSELDDNTMEVNDEDSYEKSRIMNETAGDDVSSADNQATEVIKVEPEQEEETIIQSKQGEVEGEKANEDSGEKKKEHDEHESKDNQDRRDRKDRKRKRSNGSQDERHKSPSRMDDEPEIDYSRVLLSWYDSDLNLVIDKSKFLSATPMHNDGFGYVWAGARASFGFTNGKVYYEVKITHQCNVTLDNEENPHILRAGWSVPLTSMQLGEEKLSYGYGETGKKCTDGNFTEYGSAFGLNDIVGCYLDMSNDDDVVISYSLNNESLGEAFRFPKSELDGKALFPHILTKNYAFVCNFGDEEPWSTNVLEGYTPVGKVDANERIPGIRRPDNRQDCEILMMVGLPSAGKTVWANKFSNQNLEKKYNILGVSNILDRMKVMGLPRRDNHKGNWDQLVGKCTRCLNKLIEVAATRRRNYILDQTNVYPSAQRRKMRQFSGFQRKAIILVPTDEEFKSRAAQREQVDGKDLPDSEFMEMKANFTAPTVGESFDTIEWIELDEEEAKKLIAKYNKEGKDAGFGQQQSSSSKRPRLEKNDSHRDNRDMRSSRDSRDTRDHRDRRNNYSDRSRNSSWRGSMGASGGGWRDRGPRSGPPMRHSSSYGSSSRGWGGRGGPSSSQSHRGSDRRGSSSTDRRSGIVDRSRSGSLRQGGGWGPMNSNSYHNSSHSSSAWSGSGHSGGGWSSQSQAQASNSWASSGSGSWSGQQQSSWDNWKGYGGQSNQSSYQSGYGNSNWGSWNQPQYYNHQYWGPHQSQSQSLSSSGQSGSTTGGSSTSASAASTGSTYNNNSSSYPQGWQYSASYYSTDSSTPNAQQQK; encoded by the exons ATGGATCCAGCTAAATTGAAAGTTGTTGAATTACGTAGCGAATTGCAAAAACGTAATTTAGATAGTAAAGGAGTTAAAGCGGTGCTTGTTGAGCGGCTTCGCAAGGCGTTGGAAGACGAATCTAATG cTGTCGAACAAGAGACGAGTGACTCatgtacaaaaaattcatCGGAACCTAGTGATGATGTTGAGAAACGTGAGAAAAGTCCGGAAGTTACGAAAGTACCTCCAAGTCCTGTAAAAACACCTGCTAAATCATCTAAAAGAAGCTCTGTGGGTAGTAGTCCTACCAAAGTAACTAGCACACGTAGTTCACCTAAGGCTTCCACGGCAAGTACTGATAAAGTTACACAGGAATCACCAATAAAATCACCAACCGTAGAAAAAGCTTCACCAATTATTGAAACACCAGTATCTGTACCAGTGCCCGTAGCCACACCAGCTGCTGTTGTTACTAACGATCACATTGACGACGAAAATGATAAATCATTAACTAAAATTGACAATACACCTGTGGAATTGACTACTGAATCCTCGGAAGCAGAATTATGTACACCTCAAGTTGCTGAAGAAGCGCCAGAAATTCTACCATCTATTCAAGATGAGCCTGAAGCAGTTTCCAAAACAGCGACTGGTACTGCCGAAGCTAGCAAGATGGAGGTGTCTGATGAGTGTGAGGAATTGCCAGATAAATTGTTAgctgttgaaaataaaatggaGCAGGAAGACGAGCATGTAGATGAAAAAGATTGTCCAAAGGAAAGTGAGGAAATTTCTGAGAGTAATGAAGATGTTGGCGACAATGATGCAAcagatttaaatgaaaataataaaagtgaaTTAGATGATAATACAATGGAAGTCAATGACGAAGATAGTTATGAAAAATCGAGGATAATGAACGAAACAGCTGGTGACGATGTCAGTTCAGCGGATAATCAAGCCACTGAAGTCATAAAGGTTGAGCCTGAACAGGAAGAAGAGACAATCATTCAATCAAAGCAAGGAGAGGTTGAAGGTGAGAAAGCAAATGAAGATTCTGGAGAGAAGAAAAAAGAACACGACGAGCATGAATCGAAAGATAATCAAGACAGACGTGATCGTAAAGACAGAAAAAGAAAACGTTCAAACGGTTCACAGGATGAGCGCCATAAAAGTCCTAGCAGAATGGATGATGAACCGGAGATTGATTATTCACGCGTTTTATTGTCCTGGTACGACTCCGACTTGAATTTGGTAATCgacaaatcaaaatttttatctgcAACGCCAATGCACAACGATGGATTTGGATACGTTTGGGCCGGTGCAAGAGCGTCATTTGGTTTCACAAATGGTAAAGTTTACTACGAAGTTAAAATTACACATCAATGTAATGTTACACTGGATAATGAAGAGAATCCTCATATTTTACGTGCCGGTTGGTCTGTGCCATTAACTAGCATGCAATTGGGAGAAGAAAAATTGAGTTATGGCTACGGTGAAACGGGTAAAAAATGTACCGATGGTAATTTTACAGAGTATGGATCTGCCTTTGGTCTAAATGACATTGTTGGATGTTACTTAGATATGtctaatgatgatgatgttgTTATATCTTATTCATTAAACAATGAAAGTTTAGGTGAAGCATTTAGATTTCCAAAATCCGAACTAGATGGCAAAGCATTATTCCCTCATATATTGACTAAGAATTATGCATTCGTTTGTAATTTTGGCGACGAAGAACCATGGAGTACAAATGTTTTAGAAGGTTACACACCTGTTGGAAAAGTTGATGCCAATGAACGGATACCTGGAATTCGTAGACCTGATAATAGACAAGATTGTGAAATACTTATGATGGTTGGTCTCCCCTCCGCTGGAAAAACTGTTTGGGCAAACAAATTCTCAAATCagaatttggaaaaaaaatataacattttAGGTGTTAGCAATATCCTTGATAGAATGAAG gtCATGGGTTTACCGAGAAGAGATAACCACAAAGGAAATTGGGATCAACTGGTGGGCAAGTGTACACGTtgtcttaataaattaattgaagttGCAGCGACAAGGAGACGCAATTACATACTTGatcag ACAAATGTATACCCATCAGCACAAAGACGTAAAATGAGACAATTCAGTGGATTCCAACGTAAAGCTATCATCTTAGTACCGACAGACGAAGAGTTTAAATCACGCGCTGCGCAACGAGAACAGGTTGATGGCAAAGATCTTCCTGATTCTGAATTTATGgaaatgaaag CTAATTTCACCGCACCGACTGTAGGAGAATCATTTGACACGATTGAATGGATTGAACTTGACGAAGAAGAGGCTAAAAAATTGATAgcaaaatataataaagaaGGCAAAGACGCCGGATTTGGTCAACAGCAATCAAGTAGTAGCAAGAGACCGcgattggaaaaaaatgattctcaTCGAGACAATCGTGACATGCGGTCTAGTCGTGACAGTAGAGACACTCGAGATCATCGTGATCGACGCAATAATT actctGATAGAAGTCGTAACTCGTCGTGGCGTGGTAGCATGGGTGCTAGCGGTGGTGGTTGGAGAGACCGCGGACCTCGTAGCGGCCCGCCAATGAGACACAGCAGTAGTTACGGTAGTTCATCAAGAGGCTGGGGTGGTCGCGGTGGACCAAGTTCTTCGCAATCACATCGTGGTAGTGACAGACGTGGAAGTTCATCCACTGATAGACGATCGGGAATTGTTGATCGCAGTCGATCAGGATCTTTACGACAAGGTGGCGGCTGGGGTCCCATGAA cagTAACAGCTATCATAACTCATCACACTCATCGAGTGCTTGGAGTGGAAGTGGACACAGTGGTGGTGGCTGGAGTTCTCAATCTCAAGCTCAAGCGTCAAATAGTTGGGCAAGTAGTGGTAGTGGTAGTTGGTCTGGGCAACAACAAAGTAGCTGGGATAACTGGAAAGGTTACGGTGGTCAATCAAATCAGAGTAGTTATCAATCGGGTTACGGGAACAGTAATTGGGGTAGTTGGAACCAGCCACAGTATTACAATCATCAGTATTGGGGTCCGCACCAATCACAGAGTCAGTCTCTCAGTTCCTCTGGTCAATCT GGAAGTACGACTGGAGGTAGTTCAACCTCAGCATCAGCAGCTAGTACAGGATCTACTTATAACAACAATAGCAGTAGTTACCCACAAGGATGGCAATATTCGGCATCTTATTACTCAACTGATAGTTCGACACCTAATGCTCAACaacaaaaatga
- the LOC123259673 gene encoding probable galactose-1-phosphate uridylyltransferase has protein sequence MAESNKAGEIFNPTDHQHIRYNPLKGEWVLVSPHRMKRPWGGQIEPSNDAEIPEYDPTNPLCPGNPRVEGKVTPKYDRTYSFVNDFPALLEDVPGPAASDDELFQMAEARGTCKVMCFHPKSNVTIALMKIDEIAEVIKQWINEMLELGKKWTWVQIFENRGALMGCSNAHPHCQIWASSFLPFEAKRKDQNLREYYSRHQRPLLMDYVEKELAKKERIVIENRDWVVLVPFWAVWPYETMLLPKKQVTRIQDLTADQQESLACIMKRLCTKYDNLFLCSFPYSMGWHGAPTGPLINNDSKHWSFHGIYLPPLLRSASIKKHMVGYELLAQAQRDLTPEQAADKLRSLPDVHYRYPETSLTTDLIAKYH, from the exons GTATTGGTGTCACCTCATAGAATGAAGAGACCTTGGGGTGGTCAAATAGAACCTTCTAATGATGCAGAGATTCCCGAGTATGATCCAACTAATCCGTTGTGCCCGGGAAATCCTCGAGTTGAAGGAAAA GTGACACCAAAATATGATCGCACATATTCATTTGTCAATGACTTTCCGGCCTTACTTGAAGATGTGCCAGGACCAGCAGCTTCTGATGATGAATTGTTTCAAATGGCAGAAGCACGAGGAACTTGTAAAGTTATGTGCTTTCACCCTAAATCAAACGTTACCATTGCTTTAATGAAGATTGATGAAATAGCTGAAGTTATTAAACA GTGGATTAATGAAATGCTAGAACTGGGAAAAAAATGGACGTGGGTACAAATATTTGAGAATCGTGGTGCTTTAATGGGATGCAGTAACGCACATCCTCATTGTCAAATTTGGGCAAGTTCATTTCTACCATTTGAAGCGAAAAGAAAAGATCAAAATCTTCGTGAATATTATTCCCGTCATCAACGTCCGCTTTTAATGGATTACGTTGAAAAAGAATTAGCTAAGAAG gAGCGCATAGTCATAGAAAATCGTGACTGGGTTGTTTTGGTACCATTCTGGGCAGTATGGCCTTATGAAACAATGTTACTACCAAAGAAACAAGTCACCAGAATTCAAGACCTTACAGCTGATCAACAAGAATCATTAGCATGTATCATGAAAAGATTATGCACTaaatatgataatttatttttatgctcGTTTCCATACTCAATGGGCTGGCACGGTGCACCAACTGGACCATTAATCAACAATGATTCAAAACACTGGTCATTTCACGGTATTTATTTACCCCCTTTACTTCGCTCAGCTTCAATAAAAAAGCATATGGTCGGTTACGAATTATTAGCGCAAGCTCAGCGAGATTTAACGCCTGAACAAGCTGCTGATAAATTACGTAGTTTACCTGATGTTCATTATCGATATCCAGAGACTAGTTTAACAACTGATTTAATAGCCAAATATCACTAA
- the LOC123259672 gene encoding adenylyltransferase and sulfurtransferase MOCS3 has protein sequence MSEEELVREINNLKLLLKEKEDQLIKLRYEKEILQDNGLNNKEIMRYSRQILIPNIGVPGQLKIKESSVLIIGAGGLGCPCALYLTGAGVGRIGIIDYDDVELTNLHRQLLFTINDIGRAKVNAAAEHLSKLNNNVKIIPYKIQVNSKNIMEIIKEYDVIIDATDNVPTRYLINDACVLINKPLISGSALKLEGQLTVYNYNGPCYRCVFPKPPPPETVTNCGDGGVLGAAVGTIGVLQAFEALKIILKIPGVLSGRLMLFDGLEMIFRTVKLRGKSSSCAICGDNPSIDKLIDYEQFCNSRANDKNPNLSLLNNYERITVEEYRDIKNLSKPHLLIDVRSYEEFQICHLDNATNIPFTDIKSKGGLQVVKNIVDKKLKEDNNAQVYILCRRGNDSQRAVKLLKESLGDQTDRIKDIIGGIHAWTHKIDSKFPIY, from the exons ATGTCTGAGGAAGAATTAGTccgtgaaataaataatttgaaattgttattaaaagaaaaagaagaccaattaataaaattaagatatgaaaaagaaatattacAGGATAATGGTTTAAATAATAAGGAAATAATGAGATATAGTAGGCAAATTCTGATCCCGAATATTGGAGTTCCAG gacaattaaaaatcaaagagTCATCGGTATTGATAATTGGTGCTGGTGGATTAGGATGTCCTTGTGCACTGTATTTAACTGGAGCTGGAGTAGGCCGAATTGGTATAATTGACTATGATGACGTAGAATTAACTAATCTTCAtcgacaattattatttactattaatgaTATTGGACGAGCTAAAGTCAATGCTGCTGCTGAACATTTATCTAA gctgaacaataatgtaaaaataattccatacaaaattcaagtcaacagtaaaaatattatggaaataataaaagagtACGATGTCATAATAGATGCAACGGATAATGTACCAacaagatatttaattaatgacgCATGTGTACTGATCAATAAACCGTTAATATCTGGATCAGCACTAAAATTAGAGGGACAATTGACTGTTTACAATTATAATGGACCTTGTTACCGTTGTGTATTTCCTAAGCCTCCACCACCGGAAACCGTAACTAACTGTGGTGATGGTGGAGTTCTTGGTGCAG CTGTAGGAACTATTGGAGTGTTGCAAGCATTTGAAGCactcaaaataatattaaaaattcctgGGGTACTTTCTGGGCGGTTGATGCTTTTCGATGGACTTGAAATGATATTCCGTACAGTTAAATTACGTGGAAAATCATCCAGTTGTGCTATTTGTGGCGATAACCCGTCAATAGATAAACTGATTGACTATGAGCAGTTTTGTAATAGTCGAGCTAATgataaaaatccaaatttatcATTGTTGAATAACTATGAGAGGATTACTGTTGAAGAATATCgtgatattaaaaatctttcgAAGCCACATTTATTGATCGACGTGCGATCGTATGAGGAGTTCCAAATTTGTCACCTAGATAATGCTACTAACATCCCTTTCACTGATATCAAAAGTAAAGGAGGCTTACAAgtcgtaaaaaatattgttgataaaaaattaaaagaagataATAATGCACAAg tttatattttatgccGTCGTGGTAATGATTCACAGCGAGctgtgaaattattaaaagaatcaTTGGGTGATCAAACAGATAGAATAAAAGATATTATAGGTGGTATACACGCATGGACGCATAAAATAGACTCAAAGTttccaatttattaa
- the LOC123259669 gene encoding heterogeneous nuclear ribonucleoprotein U-like protein 1 isoform X2, with protein sequence MDPAKLKVVELRSELQKRNLDSKGVKAVLVERLRKALEDESNAVEQETSDSCTKNSSEPSDDVEKREKSPEVTKVPPSPVKTPAKSSKRSSVGSSPTKVTSTRSSPKASTASTDKVTQESPIKSPTVEKASPIIETPVSVPVPVATPAAVVTNDHIDDENDKSLTKIDNTPVELTTESSEAELCTPQVAEEAPEILPSIQDEPEAVSKTATGTAEASKMEVSDECEELPDKLLAVENKMEQEDEHVDEKDCPKESEEISESNEDVGDNDATDLNENNKSELDDNTMEVNDEDSYEKSRIMNETAGDDVSSADNQATEVIKVEPEQEEETIIQSKQGEVEGEKANEDSGEKKKEHDEHESKDNQDRRDRKDRKRKRSNGSQDERHKSPSRMDDEPEIDYSRVLLSWYDSDLNLVIDKSKFLSATPMHNDGFGYVWAGARASFGFTNGKVYYEVKITHQCNVTLDNEENPHILRAGWSVPLTSMQLGEEKLSYGYGETGKKCTDGNFTEYGSAFGLNDIVGCYLDMSNDDDVVISYSLNNESLGEAFRFPKSELDGKALFPHILTKNYAFVCNFGDEEPWSTNVLEGYTPVGKVDANERIPGIRRPDNRQDCEILMMVGLPSAGKTVWANKFSNQNLEKKYNILGVSNILDRMKVMGLPRRDNHKGNWDQLVGKCTRCLNKLIEVAATRRRNYILDQTNVYPSAQRRKMRQFSGFQRKAIILVPTDEEFKSRAAQREQVDGKDLPDSEFMEMKANFTAPTVGESFDTIEWIELDEEEAKKLIAKYNKEGKDAGFGQQQSSSSKRPRLEKNDSHRDNRDMRSSRDSRDTRDHRDRRNNYSDRSRNSSWRGSMGASGGGWRDRGPRSGPPMRHSSSYGSSSRGWGGRGGPSSSQSHRGSDRRGSSSTDRRSGIVDRSRSGSLRQGGGWGPMNNSYHNSSHSSSAWSGSGHSGGGWSSQSQAQASNSWASSGSGSWSGQQQSSWDNWKGYGGQSNQSSYQSGYGNSNWGSWNQPQYYNHQYWGPHQSQSQSLSSSGQSGSTTGGSSTSASAASTGSTYNNNSSSYPQGWQYSASYYSTDSSTPNAQQQK encoded by the exons ATGGATCCAGCTAAATTGAAAGTTGTTGAATTACGTAGCGAATTGCAAAAACGTAATTTAGATAGTAAAGGAGTTAAAGCGGTGCTTGTTGAGCGGCTTCGCAAGGCGTTGGAAGACGAATCTAATG cTGTCGAACAAGAGACGAGTGACTCatgtacaaaaaattcatCGGAACCTAGTGATGATGTTGAGAAACGTGAGAAAAGTCCGGAAGTTACGAAAGTACCTCCAAGTCCTGTAAAAACACCTGCTAAATCATCTAAAAGAAGCTCTGTGGGTAGTAGTCCTACCAAAGTAACTAGCACACGTAGTTCACCTAAGGCTTCCACGGCAAGTACTGATAAAGTTACACAGGAATCACCAATAAAATCACCAACCGTAGAAAAAGCTTCACCAATTATTGAAACACCAGTATCTGTACCAGTGCCCGTAGCCACACCAGCTGCTGTTGTTACTAACGATCACATTGACGACGAAAATGATAAATCATTAACTAAAATTGACAATACACCTGTGGAATTGACTACTGAATCCTCGGAAGCAGAATTATGTACACCTCAAGTTGCTGAAGAAGCGCCAGAAATTCTACCATCTATTCAAGATGAGCCTGAAGCAGTTTCCAAAACAGCGACTGGTACTGCCGAAGCTAGCAAGATGGAGGTGTCTGATGAGTGTGAGGAATTGCCAGATAAATTGTTAgctgttgaaaataaaatggaGCAGGAAGACGAGCATGTAGATGAAAAAGATTGTCCAAAGGAAAGTGAGGAAATTTCTGAGAGTAATGAAGATGTTGGCGACAATGATGCAAcagatttaaatgaaaataataaaagtgaaTTAGATGATAATACAATGGAAGTCAATGACGAAGATAGTTATGAAAAATCGAGGATAATGAACGAAACAGCTGGTGACGATGTCAGTTCAGCGGATAATCAAGCCACTGAAGTCATAAAGGTTGAGCCTGAACAGGAAGAAGAGACAATCATTCAATCAAAGCAAGGAGAGGTTGAAGGTGAGAAAGCAAATGAAGATTCTGGAGAGAAGAAAAAAGAACACGACGAGCATGAATCGAAAGATAATCAAGACAGACGTGATCGTAAAGACAGAAAAAGAAAACGTTCAAACGGTTCACAGGATGAGCGCCATAAAAGTCCTAGCAGAATGGATGATGAACCGGAGATTGATTATTCACGCGTTTTATTGTCCTGGTACGACTCCGACTTGAATTTGGTAATCgacaaatcaaaatttttatctgcAACGCCAATGCACAACGATGGATTTGGATACGTTTGGGCCGGTGCAAGAGCGTCATTTGGTTTCACAAATGGTAAAGTTTACTACGAAGTTAAAATTACACATCAATGTAATGTTACACTGGATAATGAAGAGAATCCTCATATTTTACGTGCCGGTTGGTCTGTGCCATTAACTAGCATGCAATTGGGAGAAGAAAAATTGAGTTATGGCTACGGTGAAACGGGTAAAAAATGTACCGATGGTAATTTTACAGAGTATGGATCTGCCTTTGGTCTAAATGACATTGTTGGATGTTACTTAGATATGtctaatgatgatgatgttgTTATATCTTATTCATTAAACAATGAAAGTTTAGGTGAAGCATTTAGATTTCCAAAATCCGAACTAGATGGCAAAGCATTATTCCCTCATATATTGACTAAGAATTATGCATTCGTTTGTAATTTTGGCGACGAAGAACCATGGAGTACAAATGTTTTAGAAGGTTACACACCTGTTGGAAAAGTTGATGCCAATGAACGGATACCTGGAATTCGTAGACCTGATAATAGACAAGATTGTGAAATACTTATGATGGTTGGTCTCCCCTCCGCTGGAAAAACTGTTTGGGCAAACAAATTCTCAAATCagaatttggaaaaaaaatataacattttAGGTGTTAGCAATATCCTTGATAGAATGAAG gtCATGGGTTTACCGAGAAGAGATAACCACAAAGGAAATTGGGATCAACTGGTGGGCAAGTGTACACGTtgtcttaataaattaattgaagttGCAGCGACAAGGAGACGCAATTACATACTTGatcag ACAAATGTATACCCATCAGCACAAAGACGTAAAATGAGACAATTCAGTGGATTCCAACGTAAAGCTATCATCTTAGTACCGACAGACGAAGAGTTTAAATCACGCGCTGCGCAACGAGAACAGGTTGATGGCAAAGATCTTCCTGATTCTGAATTTATGgaaatgaaag CTAATTTCACCGCACCGACTGTAGGAGAATCATTTGACACGATTGAATGGATTGAACTTGACGAAGAAGAGGCTAAAAAATTGATAgcaaaatataataaagaaGGCAAAGACGCCGGATTTGGTCAACAGCAATCAAGTAGTAGCAAGAGACCGcgattggaaaaaaatgattctcaTCGAGACAATCGTGACATGCGGTCTAGTCGTGACAGTAGAGACACTCGAGATCATCGTGATCGACGCAATAATT actctGATAGAAGTCGTAACTCGTCGTGGCGTGGTAGCATGGGTGCTAGCGGTGGTGGTTGGAGAGACCGCGGACCTCGTAGCGGCCCGCCAATGAGACACAGCAGTAGTTACGGTAGTTCATCAAGAGGCTGGGGTGGTCGCGGTGGACCAAGTTCTTCGCAATCACATCGTGGTAGTGACAGACGTGGAAGTTCATCCACTGATAGACGATCGGGAATTGTTGATCGCAGTCGATCAGGATCTTTACGACAAGGTGGCGGCTGGGGTCCCATGAA TAACAGCTATCATAACTCATCACACTCATCGAGTGCTTGGAGTGGAAGTGGACACAGTGGTGGTGGCTGGAGTTCTCAATCTCAAGCTCAAGCGTCAAATAGTTGGGCAAGTAGTGGTAGTGGTAGTTGGTCTGGGCAACAACAAAGTAGCTGGGATAACTGGAAAGGTTACGGTGGTCAATCAAATCAGAGTAGTTATCAATCGGGTTACGGGAACAGTAATTGGGGTAGTTGGAACCAGCCACAGTATTACAATCATCAGTATTGGGGTCCGCACCAATCACAGAGTCAGTCTCTCAGTTCCTCTGGTCAATCT GGAAGTACGACTGGAGGTAGTTCAACCTCAGCATCAGCAGCTAGTACAGGATCTACTTATAACAACAATAGCAGTAGTTACCCACAAGGATGGCAATATTCGGCATCTTATTACTCAACTGATAGTTCGACACCTAATGCTCAACaacaaaaatga